A stretch of Synechococcus sp. WH 8020 DNA encodes these proteins:
- a CDS encoding DNA-directed RNA polymerase subunit beta': MTSTPSKSRKSAKAAKAAKAEAAAFAKSRALAKTPPPFRNRVVDKKVLKELVAWAYKNHGTAATASMADQLKDLGFKYATQAAVSISVNDLKVPAAKKDLLDQAEELITETEESYRLGVITEVERHTKVIDTWTETNERLVDAVKKNFNDNDPLNSVWMMANSGARGNMSQVRQLVGMRGLMANPQGEIIDLPIRTNFREGLTVTEYVISSYGARKGLVDTALRTADSGYLTRRLVDVAQDVIVREDDCGTMRSIMVKAEDGRFGNRLVGRLTADQVLGADGEVIAERNREIDPPLSKRFEAAGVSALMVRSPLTCEANRSVCRKCYGWALAHNQLVDLGEAVGIIAAQSIGEPGTQLTMRTFHTGGVSTAESGVVRSKFEGTVEFGSKAKVRPYRTPHGVNAQQSDVDFSLTIKPSGSGKPQKIEITNGSLLFVDDGQKIASDVTVATIAAGAVQKSVEKATKDVICDLAGQVSYDPTIQPREVTDRQGNITHKAQRLGRMWVLAGDVYNLPPNARPVVSSGGAVIEAQVLAEASQASEYGGAIRLREALGDSREVQIVTTSMTLRDFKLLGESSHAGEIWNLEAKDGTRYRLNTIPGSKIGNAEVIAELADDRFRTQTGGLVKFAPGLAIKKARSAKNGYEVNKGGTLLWIPQETHEINKDISLLMITDGQWIEAGTEVVKDIFSQTAGIVSVTQKNDILREIIVRSGSFHLCTEKKALERFQGDGVMVNPGEAIAKGISSDAMVFVQAVETPEGTGLLLRPIEEYTIPNEAQLPDLGHVKQPNGPHLGIKATQRLAFKDNELVKSVEGVELLRTQLMLETFDTTPQMTVDVEAVPDKRAKTIERLQLVILESILVRRDTISDSSHGSTHTELQVEDGQSIKAGDVVATTQILCKQAGVAEMPEATEDEPVRRLIVERPEDTITINTSGAPIVTVGQRVVDGEELAQGQPSDCCGEVEQVSANSVTMRLGRPYMISPDSLLHVRDGDLVQRGDGLALLVFERQKTGDIVQGLPRIEELLEARRPRESAILCKKPGTVEIKQGEDDEFTTVTVIESDDAIAEYPILLGRNVMVSDGQQVNAGELLTDGPINPHELLECFFEDLRSRKPLMDAAQEAIAKLQHRLVTEVQNVYKSQGVSIHDKHIEVIVRQMTSKVRIEDAGDTTLLPGELIELRQVENTNQAMSITGGAPAEFTPVLLGITKASLNTDSFISAASFQETTRVLTEAAIEGKSDWLRGLKENVIIGRLIPAGTGFSGFEEELRAEAGPHPDILSEDPAGYRRMQNLRPDYTVDMPAAPASKSTALLDDPSAADLEATRSRHGIEAEASNFAAFTRPDADNELAEEQVLDPAAVENLQEQGLLSDE, from the coding sequence ATGACCTCAACTCCTTCCAAATCCCGTAAGTCTGCTAAGGCCGCCAAGGCTGCCAAGGCTGAAGCCGCAGCTTTTGCTAAGTCCCGTGCACTTGCTAAAACACCGCCTCCATTCCGTAACCGTGTTGTTGATAAAAAGGTCCTGAAGGAACTTGTTGCATGGGCCTATAAGAACCACGGAACGGCTGCCACCGCCTCGATGGCAGATCAACTCAAGGACCTTGGTTTCAAGTACGCCACTCAGGCGGCTGTGTCGATTTCAGTGAACGACCTGAAGGTCCCCGCTGCGAAGAAAGATCTGCTCGATCAGGCTGAAGAACTGATTACTGAGACCGAAGAGTCCTATCGGCTTGGTGTCATTACAGAGGTTGAGCGTCACACCAAGGTGATCGATACCTGGACTGAGACCAACGAGCGCTTGGTTGATGCTGTCAAAAAGAACTTCAACGACAACGATCCACTCAACTCGGTTTGGATGATGGCCAACTCTGGGGCTCGGGGCAATATGTCCCAAGTCCGTCAGCTGGTGGGCATGCGCGGTTTGATGGCGAACCCTCAAGGGGAGATCATTGACCTTCCGATCCGCACCAATTTCCGAGAGGGGCTCACGGTCACGGAGTACGTGATCTCTTCCTACGGAGCCCGTAAGGGATTGGTGGATACCGCACTGCGTACGGCTGACTCCGGCTACCTCACCCGCCGTTTGGTGGACGTCGCCCAAGATGTGATTGTTCGTGAGGACGACTGCGGGACCATGCGCTCGATCATGGTTAAGGCGGAGGACGGTCGTTTTGGTAATCGTCTGGTTGGACGATTGACCGCTGATCAGGTGCTTGGAGCTGATGGTGAGGTGATCGCTGAGCGCAACAGGGAAATCGATCCACCCCTCTCTAAACGCTTTGAAGCTGCTGGCGTCTCCGCTCTGATGGTTCGTTCTCCGCTCACCTGTGAAGCGAATCGTTCCGTATGCCGCAAGTGCTATGGCTGGGCCCTTGCCCATAATCAGTTGGTTGATTTGGGCGAAGCGGTTGGAATCATCGCCGCTCAATCCATTGGCGAGCCTGGTACCCAGCTCACCATGAGAACGTTCCACACCGGTGGTGTGTCAACTGCTGAGAGTGGAGTGGTGCGCTCAAAATTTGAAGGCACTGTTGAATTTGGATCGAAAGCGAAAGTGCGTCCTTATCGCACACCGCATGGTGTGAATGCACAGCAGTCTGATGTGGACTTTTCGCTCACGATTAAGCCCAGTGGAAGTGGCAAGCCACAGAAGATCGAAATCACGAATGGTTCACTTCTGTTTGTTGATGATGGTCAAAAGATTGCCTCTGACGTGACAGTGGCAACCATTGCGGCTGGTGCCGTGCAGAAGAGCGTTGAGAAAGCAACTAAGGATGTGATCTGCGACCTGGCTGGTCAGGTCAGCTATGACCCCACCATTCAGCCCCGCGAGGTGACTGACAGGCAGGGCAACATCACCCACAAAGCTCAGCGTCTTGGCCGGATGTGGGTTCTTGCCGGTGATGTTTACAACTTGCCGCCAAACGCGCGCCCTGTTGTGTCGTCAGGCGGGGCCGTCATCGAGGCTCAGGTGTTGGCTGAAGCCAGTCAGGCCAGCGAGTATGGCGGTGCCATTCGCTTGCGCGAAGCCTTGGGGGATTCGCGTGAGGTGCAGATTGTTACCACCTCCATGACGCTTCGCGATTTCAAACTTCTCGGCGAATCATCCCACGCAGGTGAGATTTGGAACCTTGAAGCTAAGGATGGGACGCGTTATCGCCTTAACACCATTCCTGGAAGCAAAATTGGTAATGCTGAAGTGATTGCCGAGCTTGCTGACGATCGCTTCCGAACGCAAACCGGTGGATTGGTCAAATTTGCTCCTGGGCTTGCGATTAAGAAGGCTCGATCTGCCAAAAATGGTTACGAGGTCAATAAGGGCGGCACGCTGTTGTGGATTCCTCAGGAAACCCATGAAATCAACAAAGATATTTCGTTGTTGATGATCACTGATGGTCAATGGATTGAAGCCGGAACCGAAGTGGTGAAGGATATCTTCAGCCAGACTGCAGGCATCGTGAGTGTCACTCAGAAGAACGATATTCTTCGCGAGATTATTGTTCGCAGCGGTAGTTTCCATCTCTGCACGGAGAAGAAGGCGCTCGAGCGTTTCCAGGGCGATGGCGTCATGGTTAACCCTGGCGAAGCGATCGCCAAGGGCATCAGCTCCGACGCGATGGTGTTTGTGCAGGCGGTTGAAACTCCTGAGGGCACCGGCCTACTGCTCCGCCCTATCGAGGAGTACACGATTCCAAATGAGGCCCAGCTTCCTGATTTGGGTCATGTCAAACAGCCCAATGGACCCCATCTGGGGATTAAGGCGACACAACGTTTGGCCTTCAAAGACAACGAATTGGTCAAATCGGTTGAGGGCGTTGAGTTACTGCGAACTCAATTGATGTTGGAAACATTCGACACCACTCCACAGATGACTGTTGATGTGGAAGCGGTTCCTGATAAGAGGGCTAAAACGATTGAGCGTCTCCAGCTTGTGATTCTGGAAAGCATTTTGGTGCGTCGTGACACCATCTCAGACTCCAGCCATGGCTCCACTCACACCGAACTACAGGTGGAGGACGGACAGTCCATTAAGGCCGGTGATGTTGTTGCAACCACGCAGATTCTCTGTAAGCAGGCTGGTGTGGCTGAGATGCCAGAAGCCACAGAAGATGAGCCCGTGCGTCGCTTGATCGTTGAAAGGCCTGAAGACACAATCACGATCAACACCTCTGGAGCCCCAATCGTCACCGTTGGACAGCGTGTTGTCGACGGCGAAGAGCTGGCTCAGGGGCAGCCCTCTGATTGTTGCGGTGAGGTTGAGCAGGTGAGCGCTAACTCCGTCACGATGCGTTTGGGGCGTCCTTACATGATTTCGCCCGACTCGCTGTTGCATGTTCGCGACGGAGATCTTGTCCAGCGCGGTGATGGCTTGGCTCTTCTGGTCTTTGAACGCCAGAAAACAGGTGACATTGTTCAGGGTCTACCTCGTATTGAGGAGTTGCTAGAGGCAAGACGTCCCCGTGAGTCTGCGATCCTGTGCAAAAAACCAGGAACCGTTGAAATCAAACAGGGTGAAGACGATGAGTTCACCACGGTGACCGTGATCGAATCTGACGATGCGATCGCTGAATACCCGATTCTTCTTGGTCGGAACGTGATGGTGAGTGATGGTCAACAGGTGAATGCTGGCGAACTTCTGACAGACGGGCCTATCAATCCCCATGAGTTGCTTGAGTGCTTCTTTGAAGACCTGCGCAGCCGCAAGCCCTTAATGGATGCGGCTCAGGAAGCGATTGCGAAGCTTCAGCATCGTCTTGTGACTGAAGTCCAGAACGTTTACAAGTCGCAGGGAGTGTCGATTCACGACAAGCACATCGAGGTGATTGTTCGTCAGATGACCAGCAAAGTTCGGATCGAGGATGCCGGTGACACCACGCTTCTCCCCGGAGAGTTGATCGAACTTCGCCAGGTGGAAAACACCAATCAGGCGATGTCGATCACGGGTGGAGCGCCTGCGGAATTCACACCAGTTTTGCTTGGTATCACCAAGGCATCGCTCAACACCGACAGCTTCATCTCAGCGGCCTCCTTCCAAGAAACCACACGTGTGCTCACCGAAGCAGCGATTGAGGGCAAGAGCGATTGGTTGCGTGGTCTCAAGGAAAACGTGATTATCGGTCGCTTGATTCCTGCAGGTACGGGCTTCAGTGGTTTTGAAGAGGAGTTGAGAGCGGAAGCCGGTCCTCATCCCGATATTCTCTCGGAGGATCCTGCTGGATACCGCCGTATGCAGAATCTTCGCCCTGATTACACCGTTGATATGCCGGCAGCCCCTGCCTCTAAATCGACGGCTTTGTTGGACGATCCCAGCGCCGCAGATTTAGAGGCCACTCGCAGCCGCCATGGGATTGAGGCAGAGGCCAGCAACTTTGCTGCCTTTACCCGTCCAGATGCCGATAACGAGCTTGCCGAGGAGCAAGTCCTTGACCCGGCTGCGGTTGAGAATCTGCAGGAGCAGGGTCTCCTCAGCGATGAATGA
- a CDS encoding DNA-directed RNA polymerase subunit gamma gives MTNSNLRTENHFDYVKITLASPDRVMEWGQRTLPNGQVVGEVTKPETINYRTLKPEMDGLFCEKIFGPSKDWECHCGKYKRVRHRGIVCERCGVEVTESRVRRHRMGFIKLAAPVSHVWYLKGIPSYVAILLDMPLRDVEQIVYFNCYVVLDAGDHKDLKYKQLLTEDEWLEIEDEIYAEDSEIENEPVVGIGAEALKQLLEDLELNAVAEQLREEIAGSKGQKRAKLIKRLRVIDNFIATNARPEWMVLDAIPVIPPDLRPMVQLDGGRFATSDLNDLYRRVINRNNRLARLQEILAPEIIVRNEKRMLQEAVDALIDNGLRGRTVVGANNRPLKSLSDIIEGKQGRFRQNLLGKRVDYSGRSVIVVGPKLKMHQCGLPKEMAIELFQPFVIHRLIRQNIVNNIKAAKKLIQRADDEVMQVLQEVIDGHPIMLNRAPTLHRLGIQAFEPKLVDGRAIQLHPLVCPAFNADFDGDQMAVHVPLAIEAQTEARMLMLASNNILSPATGDPIITPSQDMVLGSYYLTALQPQMHPIEFGDRSRTYSSLEDVIHAFEDNRITLHDWVWVRFNGEVEDEDEREEPITTETLSDGTRFEQWTYRRDRFDEDGALISRYILTTVGRVVMNHTIIDAVAAT, from the coding sequence ATGACCAACAGCAATCTGCGTACAGAGAACCACTTCGACTACGTCAAGATCACACTTGCATCACCCGATCGGGTGATGGAGTGGGGTCAGCGCACCTTGCCGAATGGACAGGTGGTTGGAGAAGTGACCAAGCCTGAAACCATTAACTACCGCACGCTCAAGCCCGAGATGGACGGCTTGTTCTGCGAAAAGATTTTTGGTCCCTCTAAGGATTGGGAATGCCATTGCGGTAAGTACAAGCGAGTCCGTCACCGCGGGATTGTTTGTGAGCGGTGTGGTGTTGAGGTCACGGAGAGCCGAGTGCGTCGGCACCGCATGGGCTTCATTAAGTTGGCGGCCCCCGTCTCTCATGTTTGGTATCTGAAAGGGATCCCCAGTTATGTGGCCATCCTTTTGGATATGCCTCTGCGGGATGTTGAACAGATCGTTTATTTCAACTGTTATGTGGTGCTCGATGCGGGCGATCACAAAGACTTGAAGTACAAGCAATTGCTCACGGAAGATGAGTGGCTTGAAATTGAAGATGAGATTTACGCAGAAGATTCAGAAATTGAGAATGAACCCGTCGTTGGGATTGGCGCCGAGGCTCTGAAGCAGCTGCTTGAGGATCTCGAACTTAATGCTGTTGCTGAACAACTACGTGAAGAGATTGCTGGCAGTAAGGGGCAGAAGCGCGCAAAGTTGATTAAGCGCCTTCGGGTGATCGATAACTTCATCGCCACCAACGCCCGCCCCGAATGGATGGTGTTGGACGCGATTCCGGTTATTCCCCCAGATCTTCGCCCAATGGTGCAGCTGGATGGTGGCCGCTTTGCGACCTCTGACCTTAATGACCTCTACAGAAGGGTCATTAATCGCAATAACCGTCTTGCCCGCCTTCAGGAAATTCTTGCTCCGGAAATCATTGTCCGCAATGAAAAACGGATGCTCCAAGAAGCGGTTGATGCCCTAATCGATAATGGTCTACGCGGTCGAACTGTTGTTGGAGCTAACAATCGTCCGCTTAAGTCACTGAGCGACATTATCGAAGGCAAGCAGGGTCGTTTCCGCCAAAACTTGCTTGGCAAGCGTGTTGATTACTCCGGTCGTTCCGTCATCGTGGTGGGACCCAAGCTGAAGATGCATCAGTGTGGTTTGCCTAAGGAGATGGCAATTGAGCTCTTCCAGCCGTTTGTGATCCATCGCCTGATTCGTCAAAACATCGTTAACAACATCAAGGCAGCCAAAAAGCTGATTCAGCGAGCTGATGATGAGGTGATGCAGGTGTTGCAGGAGGTGATCGATGGTCACCCAATCATGCTGAATCGCGCCCCTACTCTTCACCGGCTAGGGATCCAAGCTTTTGAACCCAAGTTGGTGGATGGCAGAGCGATCCAACTTCACCCCCTTGTGTGTCCAGCGTTCAACGCTGACTTCGACGGTGACCAGATGGCCGTACACGTGCCACTCGCAATCGAGGCACAAACGGAAGCGCGCATGTTGATGTTGGCGAGCAACAACATCCTCTCTCCAGCAACGGGCGATCCAATCATCACGCCATCCCAAGACATGGTGTTGGGTTCCTATTACCTAACGGCTCTGCAGCCCCAAATGCATCCGATTGAATTCGGTGATCGATCCCGCACCTACTCCAGCCTTGAAGATGTGATTCACGCCTTTGAAGACAACCGAATCACTCTGCATGACTGGGTTTGGGTGCGCTTTAACGGCGAGGTTGAAGATGAAGACGAGCGTGAAGAGCCCATCACCACTGAGACCCTTAGCGATGGCACGCGCTTTGAACAGTGGACCTACCGCCGTGACCGCTTTGACGAAGACGGCGCTCTGATTAGCCGTTACATCCTGACGACCGTAGGACGTGTGGTGATGAATCACACGATCATCGACGCAGTGGCAGCCACCTGA
- the rpoB gene encoding DNA-directed RNA polymerase subunit beta, which produces MSSSAIQVAKTVTYLPDLVEVQRASFKWFLDKGLIEELESFSPITDYTGKLELHFVGSEYRLKRPRHDVEEAKRRDATFASQMYVTCRLVNKETGEIKEQEVFIGELPLMTERGTFIINGAERVIVNQIVRSPGVYFKDEQDKNGRRTYNASVIPNRGAWLKFETDKNDLLHVRVDKTRKINAHVLMRAMGLSDNDVVDKLRHPEYYKKSIEAANDEGISSEDQALLELYKKLRPGEPPSVSGGQQLLQTRFFDPKRYDLGRVGRYKINKKLRLTIPDSVRTLTHEDVLSTLDYLINLELDVGGASLDDIDHLGNRRVRSVGELLQNQVRVGLNRLERIIKERMTVGETDSLTPAQLVNPKPLVAAIKEFFGSSQLSQFMDQTNPLAELTHKRRISALGPGGLTRERAGFAVRDIHPSHYGRLCPIETPEGPNAGLINSLATHARVNEYGFIETPFWRVENGVVQKSGDPIYLSADLEDECRVAPGDVATDADGQILAELIPVRYRQDFEKVPPEQVDYVQLSPVQVISVATSLIPFLEHDDANRALMGSNMQRQAVPLLRPERPLVGTGLETQVARDSGMVPISRVNGTVTFVDATAIVVRDEEGYDHTHFLQKYQRSNQDTCLNQRPIVRQGDPVIIGQVLADGSACEGGEIALGQNVLIAYMPWEGYNYEDAILVSERLVNDDLYTSVHIEKYEIEARQTKLGPEEITREIPNVAEESLGNLDEMGIIRIGAFVESGDILVGKVTPKGESDQPPEEKLLRAIFGEKARDVRDNSLRVPSTERGRVVDVRIYTREQGDELPPGANMVVRVYVAQRRKIQVGDKMAGRHGNKGIISRILPREDMPYLPDGTPVDICLNPLGVPSRMNVGQVFELLMGWAAANLDCRVKIVPFDEMYGPEKSQQTVQAYLKEAASQPGKDWIYNPEDPGKLLLRDGRTGEPFDQPVAVGYSHFLKLVHLVDDKIHARSTGPYSLVTQQPLGGKAQQGGQRLGEMEVWALEAYGAAYTLQELLTVKSDDMQGRNEALNAIVKGKPIPRPGTPESFKVLMRELQSLGLDIAVFTDEGKEVDLMQDVNPRRSTPSRPTYESLGVADYDED; this is translated from the coding sequence ATGAGCAGCAGCGCGATTCAAGTCGCCAAGACCGTCACCTACCTGCCCGATTTGGTAGAGGTGCAGCGGGCAAGTTTTAAGTGGTTTCTGGATAAGGGTCTGATCGAGGAGCTGGAGAGCTTCTCACCCATTACGGATTACACCGGCAAGCTGGAGCTGCACTTCGTCGGCAGTGAGTATCGGCTGAAGCGTCCCCGGCATGATGTTGAAGAGGCAAAACGTCGTGATGCGACCTTCGCGTCTCAGATGTATGTAACTTGCCGTTTGGTCAATAAAGAAACGGGTGAGATTAAGGAGCAAGAAGTTTTTATTGGAGAACTTCCATTGATGACTGAACGTGGAACGTTCATCATCAATGGTGCTGAGCGGGTCATCGTCAACCAGATTGTTCGTAGCCCTGGCGTTTATTTCAAGGATGAGCAGGATAAAAACGGTCGTCGTACTTACAACGCAAGCGTGATCCCTAATCGTGGAGCTTGGTTGAAGTTTGAGACGGATAAAAACGACCTGCTCCACGTTCGTGTTGACAAAACACGCAAAATCAATGCCCACGTTTTGATGCGTGCGATGGGACTGTCCGACAACGATGTTGTCGACAAGCTCAGGCACCCCGAGTACTACAAAAAATCGATCGAGGCCGCGAACGACGAGGGCATTAGTTCAGAGGATCAGGCTCTCCTTGAGCTCTACAAAAAGCTGCGTCCAGGTGAACCACCTTCTGTGAGCGGTGGCCAGCAGCTGTTGCAGACCCGCTTTTTTGACCCCAAGCGTTACGACCTTGGACGTGTGGGTCGTTACAAGATCAATAAAAAGCTTCGGCTCACGATTCCCGATTCGGTCCGCACCCTCACCCATGAGGATGTCCTGTCCACCCTCGATTACCTCATCAATCTCGAGCTTGATGTTGGTGGAGCAAGTCTTGACGACATTGACCACCTGGGGAATCGTCGTGTTCGCTCTGTGGGAGAGCTTCTTCAGAACCAGGTTCGCGTTGGCTTGAATCGGCTTGAGCGGATCATCAAGGAGCGGATGACAGTTGGTGAAACCGACTCACTCACTCCTGCTCAATTGGTGAATCCCAAGCCGCTTGTGGCGGCTATTAAGGAGTTCTTCGGCTCCAGCCAGTTGAGCCAGTTCATGGATCAGACGAATCCCCTCGCTGAGCTCACCCACAAACGCAGGATTTCGGCTCTTGGCCCAGGTGGCCTCACCCGTGAACGCGCAGGCTTTGCTGTTCGAGATATCCACCCTTCTCATTACGGTCGACTTTGTCCGATTGAAACCCCAGAAGGCCCGAACGCTGGTCTTATCAACTCTTTGGCTACCCATGCCCGAGTCAACGAATATGGCTTTATCGAGACTCCGTTCTGGAGAGTCGAGAACGGAGTCGTTCAAAAGAGTGGAGACCCGATTTACCTCTCTGCGGACCTTGAAGATGAGTGTCGCGTTGCTCCCGGTGACGTTGCCACGGATGCAGATGGCCAAATCTTGGCTGAGCTCATCCCCGTTCGCTACAGGCAGGACTTCGAAAAAGTTCCGCCTGAGCAGGTCGATTATGTGCAGCTGTCCCCGGTGCAAGTGATTTCAGTGGCAACGTCACTGATTCCTTTCCTGGAACATGACGATGCCAACCGTGCCTTGATGGGGTCCAACATGCAGCGTCAGGCGGTGCCTTTGCTCCGTCCGGAGCGACCTCTCGTTGGGACTGGCCTGGAAACTCAGGTGGCTCGTGACTCAGGCATGGTCCCCATTTCACGAGTGAACGGGACCGTGACCTTCGTTGATGCCACGGCGATCGTGGTGCGAGATGAAGAGGGCTACGACCACACGCATTTTCTGCAGAAATACCAGCGCTCTAACCAAGACACCTGCCTGAACCAACGCCCCATCGTTCGACAGGGTGATCCGGTGATCATCGGGCAAGTTCTTGCTGATGGTTCAGCTTGTGAGGGCGGAGAAATTGCTCTTGGTCAGAATGTTCTGATCGCCTACATGCCTTGGGAGGGTTACAACTACGAGGATGCAATCCTTGTGAGTGAACGTTTGGTTAATGATGATCTTTATACTTCCGTTCATATTGAGAAGTATGAGATTGAGGCCCGTCAGACTAAATTAGGTCCTGAAGAGATCACCCGTGAAATCCCCAACGTTGCCGAAGAAAGTCTCGGTAACCTCGATGAGATGGGGATTATTCGGATCGGTGCCTTTGTGGAGAGTGGAGACATTCTCGTTGGCAAAGTCACTCCGAAAGGTGAATCTGATCAGCCTCCCGAAGAAAAACTGCTGCGTGCGATTTTCGGCGAGAAAGCACGTGATGTCCGCGACAATTCTTTGCGCGTACCCAGTACCGAACGTGGCCGTGTCGTCGACGTAAGGATTTACACCCGTGAACAGGGTGATGAGCTACCCCCTGGCGCCAACATGGTGGTGAGGGTGTATGTGGCCCAGCGCCGCAAAATTCAGGTCGGCGACAAAATGGCTGGTCGCCACGGCAACAAGGGCATTATCAGTCGCATTCTTCCCCGTGAAGACATGCCGTACTTGCCTGATGGCACTCCAGTGGACATCTGTCTGAACCCCTTGGGTGTGCCGAGTCGCATGAACGTGGGGCAGGTCTTTGAGTTGTTGATGGGTTGGGCGGCTGCCAATCTCGATTGCCGCGTCAAAATCGTCCCCTTCGACGAGATGTATGGCCCTGAGAAGTCGCAACAAACAGTTCAGGCTTACCTCAAGGAAGCGGCAAGTCAGCCAGGAAAAGATTGGATCTACAACCCCGAAGATCCAGGAAAACTATTACTGCGCGATGGACGAACTGGCGAACCTTTTGACCAACCTGTGGCGGTTGGATATTCCCACTTCCTGAAGCTGGTACACCTGGTGGACGACAAGATCCATGCGCGCTCCACTGGCCCTTACTCCTTGGTGACTCAGCAGCCATTGGGTGGTAAAGCCCAGCAAGGTGGACAGCGTTTGGGTGAAATGGAGGTGTGGGCGCTTGAGGCCTACGGAGCCGCCTACACGTTGCAGGAGCTGCTCACTGTCAAGTCGGACGACATGCAGGGACGCAACGAAGCTCTCAACGCCATCGTGAAAGGTAAGCCGATTCCTCGTCCGGGAACACCTGAGTCCTTCAAGGTGCTGATGCGCGAACTCCAATCTCTTGGTTTGGATATCGCTGTATTCACTGACGAGGGCAAAGAAGTGGACCTGATGCAAGACGTGAATCCTCGCCGCAGTACCCCAAGCAGACCCACCTATGAGTCCCTAGGCGTCGCCGATTACGACGAGGACTGA
- a CDS encoding TatD family hydrolase — translation MSTPTLIDSHCHIVFRNFEEDLDEVAFRWREAGVTALLHACVEPSEIPAIRSLADRFPEMRYSVGVHPLDTEHWAADTVEVLRAAAKDDSRVVAIGELGLDLFRDKNLDQQLSVLKPQLDLAVELDLPVIVHCRDAAEPMLAELRERQLRGNCPRGVMHCWGGTPSEMAAFLDFGFYISFSGTVTFPKAVDTHICAKDVPQDRFLVETDCPFLAPVPRRGKRNEPAFVASVAERVAELRGQTVVEVADASTANARRLFALP, via the coding sequence ATGTCCACACCCACCCTGATCGACAGTCACTGTCACATCGTTTTCCGCAATTTTGAGGAGGATCTTGATGAGGTGGCTTTTCGATGGAGAGAGGCAGGTGTTACTGCCTTGCTGCATGCCTGCGTTGAGCCTTCGGAGATTCCGGCGATTCGTTCGTTAGCTGACCGTTTCCCTGAGATGCGTTACTCCGTTGGAGTGCATCCTCTCGATACGGAACATTGGGCTGCCGATACCGTTGAAGTTTTAAGAGCTGCTGCCAAGGACGATTCACGTGTGGTGGCGATCGGGGAGCTTGGCCTCGATCTGTTTCGAGACAAGAATCTCGATCAGCAGTTGTCCGTGCTTAAGCCTCAACTGGATCTCGCTGTGGAGCTGGATCTACCCGTGATTGTTCATTGCCGCGATGCAGCTGAACCGATGCTGGCTGAACTACGAGAGAGACAACTCAGAGGCAATTGCCCGCGGGGAGTGATGCATTGTTGGGGTGGGACGCCATCTGAAATGGCCGCATTCCTCGACTTTGGCTTCTACATCAGTTTCAGTGGCACGGTCACCTTCCCGAAAGCTGTCGACACGCATATCTGCGCCAAAGACGTACCTCAGGACCGATTTCTTGTTGAGACTGATTGCCCATTCCTTGCCCCAGTCCCCCGGCGCGGCAAGAGAAATGAACCTGCTTTTGTGGCATCAGTTGCCGAGCGAGTGGCTGAACTGAGGGGGCAGACTGTGGTGGAAGTGGCGGATGCCAGCACTGCGAATGCCAGACGCTTGTTCGCCCTTCCCTGA
- the rpsT gene encoding 30S ribosomal protein S20 has product MANNKSSKKRVEIGERNRLQNKAYKSALRTLMKRCFTACSAYSEAPGDEAKTTLTTSLNAAFSKIDKAVKRGVMHRNAGAHQKSRLSTAVKRAIEPSVS; this is encoded by the coding sequence GTGGCCAATAACAAGTCATCGAAGAAGCGCGTCGAGATCGGCGAGCGCAATCGCTTACAGAACAAAGCGTATAAATCAGCGCTTCGTACTCTCATGAAGCGCTGTTTCACTGCCTGCAGTGCCTACAGCGAGGCCCCAGGAGATGAGGCTAAAACCACGCTGACAACCAGCCTGAATGCAGCATTCAGCAAAATTGATAAAGCGGTCAAGCGTGGTGTGATGCATCGCAATGCCGGAGCTCATCAAAAGTCTCGTTTGAGTACTGCCGTCAAGCGCGCTATTGAGCCAAGCGTTAGTTGA